The Xenopus tropicalis strain Nigerian chromosome 2, UCB_Xtro_10.0, whole genome shotgun sequence genome window below encodes:
- the fzd9 gene encoding frizzled-9: MFRLSSLFTSAFVWQLLAVTLALEMGLYDVERGREAKCEPIQIPMCQGIGYNMTRMPNYVGHESQEEAAAKLQEFAPLVEYGCHIHLRFFLCSLYAPMCTEQVSTSIPACKPMCEAARQKCAPIMESFQYVWPESLDCDRLPSKNDPHALCMEAPENATNGDPPTNGHGMLPVAPRPPRPSGSGIGISSRCANPDKFMYVERSGVCAPRCIPGVDVYWSSGDKDFALVWMAAWSGLCFISTAFTVFTFLLHPQRFQYPEKPIIFLSMCYNVYSTAFLIRAAAGAPSIACDREGGAPYLIREGLESSGCTLVFLILYYFGMASSLWWVVLTLTWFLAASKKWGHEAIESHGSYFHLAAWGIPAIKTIIILTMRKVGGDELTGLCYVGGSDPSALTGFVLVPLSCYLVTGTSFLLTGFVALFHIRRVMKTGGTNTEKLEKLMVKIGVFSILYTVPATCIIVCCFYERLNLAHWDSRAREESCRTVPGSARPDCNLPHSIPSVAVFMLKIFMSLAVGITSGVWVWSSKTLQAWQGILCQRRLVEVGARTRGKPQGGLGVPCSLGSCPYKPPPVTLQVAKTDPFMDSPTHV; the protein is encoded by the coding sequence ATGTTCCGTCTCTCTTCGCTGTTCACATCTGCTTTTGTGTGGCAACTGCTAGCCGTGACTTTGGCTCTAGAGATGGGTCTGTACGACgtggagagagggagagaagccAAGTGTGAGCCTATACAAATTCCTATGTGCCAGGGAATTGGCTACAACATGACCAGAATGCCCAACTATGTGGGTCACGAGTCtcaagaagaagcagcagcaaaGCTTCAGGAGTTTGCCCCTCTGGTAGAGTATGGCTGTCATATACACCTCAGATTTTTTCTTTGCTCTCTTTATGCTCCAATGTGCACTGAGCAGGTGTCCACCTCAATCCCAGCCTGCAAGCCTATGTGTGAGGCAGCACGGCAAAAGTGTGCCCCCATCATGGAAAGCTTCCAGTATGTATGGCCAGAATCCCTGGACTGTGACCGTCTTCCCAGCAAAAATGACCCTCATGCACTGTGCATGGAAGCTCCGGAGAATGCCACAAATGGAGATCCTCCAACCAATGGCCACGGTATGTTGCCTGTAGCTCCTCGACCTCCACGTCCATCAGGGTCTGGGATTGGTATTTCAAGCCGCTGTGCAAACCCGGACAAGTTCATGTATGTGGAGAGAAGTGGTGTATGTGCTCCAAGATGCATCCCCGGGGTGGATGTGTATTGGTCATCAGGGGACAAGGACTTTGCCCTGGTATGGATGGCGGCCTGGTCTGGTCTGTGCTTCATTTCCACTGCTTTTACAGTTTTTACTTTCCTCCTACATCCCCAGCGTTTCCAGTATCCAGAGAAACCCATAATATTTCTTAGCATGTGCTATAATGTTTACTCTACGGCTTTCCTTATTCGTGCCGCTGCTGGGGCACCTAGCATTGCTTGTGATAGGGAAGGAGGTGCCCCCTATCTTATCCGAGAGGGTCTGGAGAGCAGCGGTTGCACACTAGTCTTCCTTATCCTATATTACTTTGGTATGGCCAGCTCACTCTGGTGGGTAGTGCTTACTCTCACATGGTTCCTGGCTGCTAGCAAGAAGTGGGGCCATGAAGCCATTGAGTCCCATGGTAGTTATTTCCACCTAGCCGCCTGGGGGATACCTGCCATTAAAACCATTATCATCCTCACCATGCGCAAAGTGGGTGGAGATGAATTGACAGGTCTCTGCTATGTTGGGGGGTCAGATCCAAGTGCCCTGACTGGTTTTGTGCTGGTGCCCCTCTCTTGCTATCTGGTGACTGGCACGTCATTTCTTCTGACAGGATTTGTTGCTCTTTTCCACATTCGGAGAGTGATGAAAACAGGAGGCACCAACACAGAAAAGCTGGAGAAGCTTATGGTTAAAATTGGGGTATTCTCCATCCTTTACACTGTTCCAGCTACGTGCATCATCGTTTGTTGTTTTTATGAGCGGCTAAATTTGGCACACTGGGATTCTAGGGCACGGGAAGAGTCATGTAGGACAGTGCCTGGAAGTGCCAGGCCAGACTGCAACCTGCCCCACTCCATACCTAGTGTAGCAGTATTTATGCTGAAGATCTTCATGTCACTTGCTGTGGGCATCACCAGTGGGGTATGGGTATGGAGCTCCAAGACGCTGCAGGCCTGGCAAGGCATCCTGTGCCAGCGCCGCCTTGTGGAAGTAGGAGCCAGGACTCGAGGGAAACCCCAGGGAGGGTTAGGGGTCCCCTGTAGTTTAGGGAGCTGCCCTTACAAGCCTCCACCTGTAACCCTCCAGGTTGCAAAGACTGACCCCTTCATGGACAGTCCGACACATGTGTGA